The Gossypium arboreum isolate Shixiya-1 chromosome 6, ASM2569848v2, whole genome shotgun sequence DNA window AGGTTCTGAATTTGGCACACAATAAACTATCCGGGGTACTCCCCGATTTGGTTTGTTCTTTAGGGAGCCTTGTGAATTTGAATGTAGCATACAATTTCTTCTCTGGGTTTAGCCAGGAATGTTCAAAGTTGTCGTTTAGGAAGGGAGGGTTTGATTTCTCGTTGAATTGTTTACCCGGGAGAGACATGCAGAGACCACAACCAGAGTGCTTGGTGATCCCTGGTGGGGGGTTGAGTTGTCTGAGAATTCCTTCTGCACAGCCTCTGGTTTGTGGGGCATTGCTTGGGAACTTGGAGGTTAATGTAACCTCAACATCTCCATGATCTCATCTCCTTACGTTACTAGTTTTTTAGTATAACAGGTTGGCCATAAATCCAAAGCAATGTTTTGCGCGCATTCAAACACTAATTCCATTTTTCACTCAGCAATTCAACGTTTATTCTGGTTTAAGATTATTATTTTCTGGTGTAGCGGCATCATGCTTccaattttttcctttttcttgttTTGACAAAGAtgatttgaaaagattttcaggACAGGCAAAATCCATAGATCTGCAAGGCCCGCTTAGACTTGTAAGCCATCCAAGATTctcagaaaataaaagaaaaaaaaaaaaaacacttgttTAAGATAAACTAGTCATGAAATTTGCATGCTAGAAGTGAAGAATTACAACAAAAGGATTGCTTGTTTAGGCAATGTAATACATTGGATTTGGCAGCTTAAAGGAACGTTTAGCCACTGCAAAACCCAGCAAGTCACTCCATTGATCTCCAGAATTCCCATGAATCCTGTAACCTTCATTTACCAGAACTGATCTCCTCTCAGATTTGAATATGGTCGCTGGCGTCCCTCCATCTGAGGCTCCCCTGTACCATAACCAAAAATTTCATCACCCATTTCTTACCAAgtaattttgtttaattaaaaaCTAGTCCTACGTAGTTTTCCATTGAAAAAGAACCAAAATAGGAACTGCTTGCTTGAAAACTAGACAGACCTCAAGATAAGCCCTTCCCAGCCAGTATACCCAGCTAACTCAAGATTTTTTCTGGTGTCATTCCTCTGATGTTCACTCCGGCCGGTAAGCACAAATATTTTGAACCCCATCTGCTTCAACCCATTATACAATTTCAAACTCGATGGTATAGCTGGGGCCTTGGCTTCTGCCACCCATTCATCCCAACAGCTCTCGTTAAAAATTTCTGATCTACATTCATCACAAGATAGCTAAGCAACTTCAACAAATGAACACAAGCATAAAAATTTAGGACAAAGTAAACAGATTAAGCAATTTCTTTAAACATGATTCACCGTGCTCGTGTTTTTGCACAATGAAGTGTCAAATGTTCAGGGGAATCCTTTGATTCCCTACACTGAACTTTGCACAAGCCATATGCACATTCAAAACTAGTAACTAGGATCATAGTATATTCAGATTCTTTCTCCAATGCCAAAACACAACCAAGTCGGATGAAATCATTTTCAAAAGCACCCAACACAGTTTAATCATCTATAACATGACAAATTGCCAATAGGCAAAAAGCTTAACTTAGATGTCAAATTTTCATTTTCGGCAAATGTTACCCAAAATCTTTCAAACCaaggtttttgttttgttttgttttatcatgaACAAATCAATAATTGTTTAGTTTACAATACTGACGTTACAATAAGAAAATTCTAGCATAAGTAAAACCCCATATAAAGTTCTTATTTCAAACCAATGCATTGAAAATCATGAGAGAACGAAATTGCCAAGAAGGGTATTCAGTACAAATGCATAAGTATAAATAAcatattatataatctttaaGTCTTAACtaatttttctttcaaaaaaaaaaagtcttaactaattttaaataatatcaaaGGATATTAAGTAGCAAAATCACTTTTTTAACCTctaaatttagtcattatattcaAGAAAAAAGAATAGAGTATACAATAATTTTCAATTTCCTtactcaaatatcaaattttaataggACAATGGTTGAGGTTACCTTAATAATCATAACTTAATGATCGCCTGATTCATAATCATATCAAAAGTTATCTTGCCAAGAAGAAGAGAGCATATCATGCATCCGATAGGGACTCTAGCATTATTTAATGTTAAAAATTTGCGACTGGTTTCCTCATTTATGGTTGACCAAGAAAGGCCATCTAACCTTCCAAGCCAAGACAAATCTGGGCGTGTGTTTTTTTTCTATACCATAAATCCTACCAAAAGCAAAGAAAACGCATTCATTCGAATCTTATCCGATTCAtggtgttaaaaaaaaaaaaacgaggaCAGGGTTGACGTACATACCCGAACCCGTGATTTCTATACCATTAATCCTACCAAAAGCAAAGAAAGCGCATTCATTCAAATCTTATCCGATTCATGGTGTTCAAAAAAAACGAGGACAGGGTTGACGTACATACCCGAACCCGTGATTTCTATACCATTAATCCTACCAAAAGCAAAGAAAGCGCATTCATTCGAATCTTATCCGATTCATGGTGTTAAAAAAAAAGAGGGCAGGGTTGACGTACATACCCGAACCCGTGATCCCGATAGTAGGGTAAATTGGTCAACAAAGTCTCGTCGACGTCGAAGACCCAGGCGTCTTTACCGTCGGATGCGATCTGGACGGTGGAAGCGTAAGCGAGGGAGTAATTAGCGACGACCTCGCAGTCGGAAGCGTAGCGTTGACCGGTCATATAAGCTCTGACGAAAGGAACGCAGCGGGAGGGGATTGCGGCCCAACTTCCTGCGTTATTGGTCTCGACGGCTAACTGCCAGCTGGCACAGTAAAGGTCGTCGTCAATGTTGGATCGAGGAACGCTCGTTGCCGTTGTCGGGAGGCGGATATTGGGTTCAAAAGAAGCCGAAGATTCGAGAACGGAGGCGGTGACGAGGAGTAAGAATAGGAAGGTTAGGGGCTGAGACGCCATTGGAAGTTGAATTCAGTATTTGAGGAGGGAgagtgtttttttttctttttcgttaCCTCTCCCAAGCAGTGGCTCATTGATTGTGAGAAAAAGTTCCTATAATTTATTGTGAAAACTGTTGGTTCTCTTCACATTTTAACCATTCATTTTTGGGTTAATAGTTTCCACATGAGTTTCTCCAAATTTACATAATtagtaatttgaatttttttagaattCACTGTTTTTTGAATTTGTATTTCCATCACCTAAGTTTGTATTTACCGTTAATTTATACTCATATGACACTGATAATTAATTTGTTAGTGACATGTGATAATTTTCTAGTATGTCATgtgataaataaatttaaaattttaaaataactttaaaatatatataaattaataaaaatattttttacaataagaatgaacttagacaaaaaaattatactctttttattaattaatctattttaaatttttaattgatacTCGTCACATGACGTATTGAGAAATTATTATATGTCACTATTAGATTGACCATTAGTGTCACATCAGTATAAACTAATGGTATTAATGTGAAAGTATCAACTTGAGTGATAAAATATAAGTTCAAGTATCAACTAGGTACTTATGGACAAGTTTAGGGagcaaactacatattaacccttcATTGTCCAATCATTGTTTAGAATTTGTATTTATGgtaaggttaaaatatgctattagtccctatacttgtataaaatttagaatttagtcccaatactttaaaagttaaaattcaatATTATTGCCATTGATAGTTTCTGTCAAAAATTATCAATTTATCATGTTTATTTTCCAATCAATCATATGTTATGTCATGTAATTATAGTTTAGTAAAAAATTCAAGTTGACAAAATTTTGATTGAAATACTTATTATTTTAGTGATTGGgttgatattttaaaatgaaaaagataaaaagatttaattttcaactttttaagtataaagattaaaatttaaaattgatcaaattaggcATATTTTGTGCTGAGTTTAATAAATTATGATGTGGTGTGACGAGTGGTATCATTGGCCAACTTTCCCTTTCGTGATTTCTATATGAAGCAtaacaaataataatttgaaacgATCCTAGGCTATTAAGATTGAAACAATAGCTTCCGTAAATGCAAAAGCAACCTAGACACTATTGATTGATATTGAAAGTTTTTCAGAGTTAGGTTTGCAGTTCATCTATCaaataaattagtaaaaattcataagaaatttaaaaaatataaattcaatcgATTTGTCTCAATTTACAATCAATTAATTTAATGCTTTTTTTAATTAATACATCATTCAAACAGTcatgttaatattaaatttatccaTGGATGATATGAActtgaaatataaaattaatattttatccaAATATAACAAAATGCATTGTTGTGGGTGGTCATTAGTTTAACACAAATATTGTTGAGGACCTCATGGATGGGCGTCTAAAAAGAGAAACGCTATTAAAATCTCGATTTAGAAAGGAAATCAACCGTACAATTAATAGAGGCAGGGGTGCGGCTATTGTAAGGTTTTTACCAATTTTGTCGTtctgaatttaattataaaaaataaattaaaaattccaaatatataataatagaaacaTGAATATTCGTTTCATAAATTATAATAACCAAATTAAATATCTAAATTAACTTAATATTTTAAGAGTTGGAAGAATTATTGATTGGGTAATCACAACCTTGGCTTTTACCCAAACATCTCCCATATATTTCTACTTTCTCAATTGCTcacataataaatatttttttcttgcttattttcagtcattttacctaaAAAGCCTGTTTTTAAACATTAATAATAGAACTAGGCCGTTTATTAGGTTATTTACCAGATTAAGCTATTTTCCCTGAAAACGCTTTGATGTCAGCGCGCTTTAGTGTCTACGTCAGCAAAACGCTCCCCCGGAGAAACGTTTTGCCAGTGTAACGGTCAAAAATTTAACCGTTGGCTTCCAACGgtccaaaaatatatataaaaaggcCCCCCAAATCATTTTTTCACACAAATCTCTCACAATTTCTATAATTCTCTCAAAATTTCTTTCCCTTCATTTATTTTTCACACAATTCTCTCATAATTCTCAACATTCTTTCAATATTCCCTTCAAAAATCTATCAAATTTCattgaaattttctcaaaattctaTCAAAATtctttgtttaaattttttttgaatttaatttttttaagttaaaaaaatCCAATCTTGTTAGCAATAGCCGGAGAATTAATCCATCTCGATAATAAGCACATCTCCATTGATCAAATGACAATGGTAagtgataattttaaaatttcaatactattcgatattttttaatttatgtaaatttaattaaatttgcaatactatttgatattttattcatttatgcaattataattaaaatttcaatcttgcttgatttgtttttcatttatgatgtttgcattaattaattaatgcaattttaattaatttttgttttataaatttttataatagttTGTAGATTAGGTGTTGCAATGCTACATCCGTAATATGTTTGGTCCATCATTGCCGTTGATCGAGAATTACTTGCGGGAAGCAGGATTTTGGCACGTGGCCACGATAGACCGGGGAtgcaagttggacccgaaactaATCAGTACGTTGATAGAAAGGTGGAGACCCGAGATGCACACTTTTCATCTTCCATGcggagagtgtactatcactGTGGAAGACGTGGATTTGCAATTGGGATTGCTGGTGGACGGGTACGCAGTCATCGAGTCCGCATCATCTACTGATTGGGGAGTCGTATGCTACGAGCTTTTAGGTGTTATACCGGATAATATTAACGAAAGTCGGATCGAGATAGgctggttacgagacacattccCAGAGCTAAATAATGATTCGACTGAACTcgaaagaatacgatatgctcgggaatacattcttgagatgattggaggttatctgatgcCGGACTTGTCACGAAACCTCGTACATCTGATATGGCTGCTGAAACTCGTAGATTTTAGAGCATCTGGCGAATTGAGTTAGTCTGTTGTGCTGGCAACATTGTACAAGGAAATATGCGAGGCGATGCGACCGAACAAAACCAAAATAggaggttgcctatcactactgcaatcatgggcacggtttcgctttccatttttacgtcctcgagtAGACCACCCATATACATTTCCACTCATAACtaggtaaattttatattagattttacaattattacgtagatttagaatataattgtatgctaaaaatttatttaattaggtggaaccattcgACGAGTTATGTCGGAATACCTACCTCTCTCGAAGATATACgacttctattagaccaacgatcggaagcacaagtaagtattaaataaaatatatatacataataaaatagtcgtttcgtatttagtatttagtattatgtattatgtatataagtaatatttttatcatgttcatatagtttcaatagACACCGTACGATGATCCGGTAATTCGGGCAATAATTCCTGATGAATTCTTTCAAAATTCAAATGTTTGGCATGTGAAGGTCCTATTGGTGAACTATGCTACCGGGAGATGCACCAGTCAAATAGAGTATTGCAGAAATTTAGATTCTGAAAACAGATTCCCGTGACACCCGAGGTGTTTGATGATGAGCACAAAGTCGACTTACAACAACTGCATACGGATTGACCAAGATTCTAGTCACATTATATCGAAATGTGGGAAATCAGTATGATTATATACCTATTCGGGAAATGATCATCGTTTCAGAGTTAGCATACGTACCGGAATACATGCCAtgtttaggatccatggcaagccatatttatTGTCGGAAGAGGAGAGGCGATGACAAATTCGTGCCCAAAGAGAACGACAGGGCCCTTTAAATCCAAGAAGAAGGGATGACGACACAGACCTATCAATAGTGCCCACACAATCACTAGGCCCAACAGTTCAACTGATGACACCCATATCACAGCCTTTTCAGATTATGCTAGGTGCttatcctagcccttatatgtatcctaacccttatatgtttccttttcctAGTCCTATGGCAGGTTGGAATCCATGGCCCGATCCATCTTCGTTCTCGATTTCTTCGAGTCAACCGCCGATTTATAGGCCGCCGTCGCATGAAGGATCGCAGGAGGCACCATCGGGAAGCTCTTCTTTCTACTAATCCCCATCACCTTATAGGATTCAAACACCTCCGCCATGGGTGATGTAAACATCGCTGCAGTCATTATTCTATCAATGTGGGTCACCCTCCTAACACACACAACCAGATCCTCTACCGAAGGAACCATAACCCCCGCCAGAAGCTGATCTAAGGAGGAATCCAGCATAGACCAGTCGACGACCCTCATGTGGCACTAATTTCGACCGCCACggacattaatttttttttaatatatttgtacaaacttTTTTacattgtttcatttaataaaataaaagttcttttGAATAAGACAATTGTAATACAATatagtttcatttaataaaatataaataatgcaacatagttTTTTATGACAACTATCAACTATTTCGATTTGGACATGATCTACTTGTATGGCCTGGGTTCTTACACCATCCACACAACTTCTGTTGATTGGTTGTTTCTCGAATATCCATATTGGTACGTATTCTAGTCGAGCAAGGTCGACCGTTTGGTTTGCGATGCAATTCTCTCTCCAGTAACAGCTTAAACAGAGCAAACGATACAGGCAGCCACTTACGTTCATCTAGGATAGgtgggaatacgtgtctccaCACGTTGTATATGGTTTTTAGTTTGTACACTTCTTCGACGTAGCTCATGGGATCTAGACGGAGATCTTGACAAGCTGTAATTACATAAGCGTATGGATAATAAAGTGCGTCAAACTACCCATAGTCGCAAGTCCTATTTTTCAAGTGTACACGATTGCCCGTCAATAATACCTTCATGCGGTTTGTCAAACTCCgtcacacgaaaccataggttATCTCGATCGTGACAGACTGTGTGCATGGTGTTCACCCGCGCCttcgccttgttaatttcttACAATACTTTAGCGTACCATACATGGCTTCCTtgcatttggcctttataacttATTGCTCGCTTTAGAAATAGTGTCGTTAAACAAAAATATGTCTCTCAAACAACTGATGTTATCGGCAAATGATGTGTTCCTTTTAAAATAGAATTTATGCATTCAGCTAGGTTtgaggtcatatgaccatatcgtaaGCTGCCGTCGTATACTTGTGTCCACTGTTCGAAAGGTATGTTACAaaagtagtgtaacacccctaactcgtaactgacatcggattagggttacgaggcattaccagacagacagtaCATTTtaaaccaattcagaatcacagatatcatataacatcatttcataagcaatcatctcctaAGATGGTCTATGAGACCTAAAATGTACTTTTAGGAaacattcgggactaaaccgaacacattcataaagttcagaacttttaaaaatttttaattctatagaggtcacacgcccgtgtgaccaggccgtgtgccccacacgagcatcagacacgcccatgtgaacaaacCGTTCCAAAATAGAGCTTATATACTAACTTATTCCTATGGCcaacagacacacccgtgtgccacagCCATGTGATTCTTAGCTAGCTATTGACTTAAGCCTACGGCCAACAAACAGGCCCGTGTGCTATGGTcggtggcacaatgcaggcttggtttaagccaatttgccacccctttatgggtcattcctacaagccaaattaaacaacatttatacaaaatattCAGCCAATTCATGcttaaaacatgcttcattacaactatttcatcatcattcaacaactcattcaaaccatactagaacttaacacaaacataccatttgatagccaactttcattgcataacctatatttacaattcaaaacttaatacttaaaccttctagcctatacatgccatactttaaaatatgtacactttcaaaagtaccaaaatgagatcgatagtgtggtgacaatcctcgactatccccgagccttcagtagctacgataactgtaaaacagacagtaaacacacagagtaagctacaaagagcttagtaagccaaatacaattggtctaactactaaagcatataaatacaattcacccatatagattcataaccatttcatagaataattcataaacttaaccatgctcctttgtttacatatatgtcatgcttcatttccatacatatttcacagagacaaagtttttcatattcagaaatttagtacgatacaaatgtaactgtataggttatacatttcatatactcaatatCAGATTTcatacgctatcatcagacgggtcAGAAACGATATAGATGCTTATAAACAAGTGCAATGCttacgtcctagacgtggtcttacatataattcaatattgatgcctctgtcccagacagggtcttacacgaaatcagatacgatgccgatgtcccagacatggtcttatacgtaaatctcaattgaagcctgtgtcctagacacggtcttacacgatgtctcagacatatgtcaacttttcttagaaacatacagagcttttcagatactagcatattatctTACTTTACTCCAAATATATTCATCCgacactcaaggccatccaatacagattacagtttatatgagtagaatttatttcaattaacacgtaattgtaatttggctTACCTCGGACGGATTTTGGATAAAACGAGtcaactattcaactattttggactttccccggtctaaatcgattttcttttttcttgatctaatacaatacaaattcaaccattcaatcattcatttcattcaatataatccatatacacatatttagggcactttgcattttagcccttatattttcacactttgacaatttagtctatttttcataaaatcacaaatatgcaaaatttctttgcaacaacggctagccgaattttcatggcttctatataagcccaaaCAACATGttgaatttacaatttagtccttaaaaacctcattttcaaaatttaacccaaatagctcaatttcataaaaaactcaaagacaaaacttatgaaccatctaccaagccttcataattcattcaaaaacatcacaaaactcatgatatcaataatggcatttcatgaaatctttaatagaaacaaaaattcaggcatgggttttgaagaacacgaagcaacaatt harbors:
- the LOC108484264 gene encoding acid phosphatase 1, coding for MASQPLTFLFLLLVTASVLESSASFEPNIRLPTTATSVPRSNIDDDLYCASWQLAVETNNAGSWAAIPSRCVPFVRAYMTGQRYASDCEVVANYSLAYASTVQIASDGKDAWVFDVDETLLTNLPYYRDHGFGSEIFNESCWDEWVAEAKAPAIPSSLKLYNGLKQMGFKIFVLTGRSEHQRNDTRKNLELAGYTGWEGLILRGASDGGTPATIFKSERRSVLVNEGYRIHGNSGDQWSDLLGFAVAKRSFKLPNPMYYIA